The genomic region TCCACTAACCAGCGCACGCCATCAATACCCGAGGCCTCCATGTTGTCGCGGGCCCAGAAATTTACCTGCTTCACCGAGTCGAGGTGCGTGACGTCGGCGCCGGCGGCACGGGCGGCCAGCGTGGCGGCACCGGTATAGGCAAACAAGTTCAACACCCGCGGGGTAGGGGTGCGGCGCTTGCGGGTTTGCTCGAAAATAAAACGCCAGTTGGGGTCCTGCTCCGGAAACAGTCCCACGTGCTTAAACGACGACAACCCCAATCGGAACCGCAGCCGTAGGTCGCCCTGATCGTAGTTGATCACCCACTGCTCGGGCATACTAGGTTTCAGCTTCCACTGACCGCGCTCCTGGCTGCCTTTCTCGCGGGTGAAGGTGGCGTGGGCACGCTGCCACTCCGAGGCCGGCAGGTGCGGGTCCCAGATAGCCTGCGGCTCGGGCCGGGCCAGGATATAGTTGCCGAAGCGCTCCAGCTTTTCAAAATTGCCCGCGTCCAGCAGTTCGTAGTCCGGCCAGGTGCCAGTGGTGAGGAAAGAGTACATAGCCACAAAGGTAGGGAGTAGGGTAGAACGGCGCGCCGTATCTTTGCGGCATGACGCAGCTCTCTTTCTTCAAATACCAAGGTACCGGCAACGACTTCGTGATGGTAGACGACCGAGCCAATCAGTTCGACGCCACCAACCACCAACTGGTGCACCACCTCTGCGACCGGCGCCGGGGTATTGGGGCCGATGGTCTGATTTTGCTGCGCCTGCACCCCGAGTATGATTTCGAGATGGTGTATTTCAACGCCGACGGGCATTTGGGCTCTATGTGCGGCAACGGCGGACGTTGCACCGTGGCCTTTGCCCGCCAGGTAGGCGTGATTGATACCATGGCCCGCTTTCTGGCCGCCGATGGTCCCCACGAGGCCACCATCGACGCCGATGGTACCGTGCACCTGCGCATGCAGGACGTAGCCGGCCAAGAAGAAGTAGCGGCCCACAACGGCGTCTTTCTCAATACCGGCTCACCCCACCTCGTGCGGTTTCTACCCGCCGACTCCCTGGGCGCCTTCAATGTGTTTGCCGAGGGTAGGGCCGTGCGCTACGGGGCACTATACGCCGAGAAAGGAACCAACGTCAACTTTGTAGAAGAACCCAGCGCGCCCGATGCGCCCTGGCAAGTTCGTACCTACGAGCGCGGAGTAGAAGACGAAACCCAGAGCTGCGGCACCGGCGTAACGGCTGTGGCATTGGCAGCTTCGCGACGCGGTGCTAGCAGCCCTGTACACCTGCGCACACCCGGTGGCGACCTGCGCGTGGCGTTTCAGGCCCACCCCGACGGTTCATTCACAGCTATTTATTTGAGCGGCCCCGCTACCCGCGTATTCGACGGAACCATCGAAATAGTGTAGCTTTCGGCATCAGTAACTAGTTGCTATTGCGTATTTCTATCTTGAGTTGATGTTGCGTTGTCCTTTGGTGAGCTTGCGGGCGCTCGAAAAATCGGATTTAGACTTTCTCTATCAACTCGAAAACGACCCTGTGATTTGGGGAGTGTCGGATACGCTGGCGCCCGTGTCGCGCTATATGCTGCGCCGCTACCTCGACCACGCCGCCGCCGACTGGCACGAGGTGCGCCAATTACGCCTCGTAATTTGTGCTACCGCCGACGAGCGGCCCATCGGCACGCTCGATTTTTTCAACTACGACCCCCTGCACCAACGTGCCGGGGTAGGCATCACCATTCTGGCCGCCGAGCGACGGCGGGGCTTTGCATTGGCTACTCTGGAGCTGGTGCTCGACTATGCCTACCACACCCTACGCCTGCACCAGCTCTATTGCACTGTATCGGCCCGCAATACGGCCAGTTTGCGATTATTTCGGGCGGCTGGCTTTCGGCGGGTAGGTGTCCGGCACGATTGGCTGCGCACCGCCGCTGGCTGGGAAGATGCTGTAGAATTTCAACGCTTGCTTATAGCACCCGTAACGCTTGCGGCAGTTGTAGCGGAAGAAGGTAAACAGTAACGAGAGTAAGCCCACAAATTGTTGCACCTCGACAATATCCTTTTGTTGGCAACCCCGTATGCCAGAAATACTACGGCACAGCAAGTGTGAGATCTGCTGTGTGTGGGCCATCCTCTACCTTTTTTACTGTTCCCGTACATGCCGTCTCCGCCTTCGGCCAAAGAATCTGCGCGCGCTACTGAAGCCGCATCTGCTCCTGTTCTACATCCTCTTCCTGCCATCAGCGATACTACTGTGCCTGATCTGGTGTGTTTTGCGCACTTGCATTGGGATTTCGTGTGGCAGCGCCCTCAGCACCTGCTCTCACGATTTGCGCAGCAGGGGCGTGTGTTCTACGTCGAAGATGCCTTTGTGCACCCCGATCAGGTGGAACCGCACCTCGAAATTAAGGAGCGGCAAAATGGGTTGAAGGTAGTAGTGGCCCATCTGCCCCACGGCCTAGATGAGGCCCACAGCAACCAGATTCAATATGAGTTGCTGGCGCGCTACTTTGCTGAAAACAGCATCGAGAGCTATATTTTTTGGTACTACACGCCCATGGCGCTCGATAAGTCGCGTCAGTTTAAGCCCGTGCTGACGGTATATGACTGCATGGACGAATTGGCCGCATTCAAGTTTGCGCCGCCTGCGCTACGCGAGCGGGAGCAGGAACTTTTTGAAAAGGCCGATCTGGTATTTACGGGCGGCCACACGCTCTACGAGGCCAAAAGCCAGCAGCACCGCGACGCTCACGCTTTCCCGAGCAGCATCGACAAAGACCACTTTGGCCAGGCCCGGCAGGAGCTACCCGAGCCCGCAGATCAGGCCGGTATTGCTCACCCCCGCATCGGTTTCTTTGGGGTAGTAGATGAGCGGCTTGATATTGAGTTGCTTGGCCAACTGGCCGAAGCGCACCCTGAGTGGCAATTTGTAATCATTGGCCCAGTAGTGAAAATTGATCCGGCCACCTTGCCACACTTTGCCAATATTCACTACCTAGGTGGTAAAAACTATCAGGAACTACCCGCCTACCTACGGGGTTGGGATGTAGCCACGCTGCTCTTCGCCGACAACGAAAGCACCAAGTTCATTTCACCTACCAAAACGCCCGAGTACTTGGCCGCTGGCCGGCCAGTAGTAAGCACCCCCATTCGTGATGTGGTGCGGCCCTACGGCGACCTGAACCTGGTGCACATTGCCGCTACTGCTAATGAGTTTGCGCAAGGAATCGAGAAAGCCTTGCAGCAACACCAGGATGCCGATTGGCGCCAGCGCACCGACGACTACCTCAGCACCATTTCTTGGGACCTAACCTGGGAGCAAATGGTGAAGCTTATGCAAGACCGCATGGAGCGCAAAACGAACCCGGCCTCGGAAGATTCGGCTTCCAGCCCTACCCCCGACGAGCGTAAATAAGCAGTTGCTTTTACACTAAACTTCCTACCATACAACCCAAAACACCCCTCTATTATGTTTGACTATCTCATCGTCGGGGCCGGGTTTGCCGGCAGCGTGCTGGCCGAGCGGCTAGCCACTCGTTCCAACAAGAAAGTACTCATCATTGATAAGCGTAGCCACATCGGCGGCAACGCCTATGATCATTACAACGAAGAAGGCATCCTGATTCACAAATACGGGCCGCACATCTTCCACACCAATTCCAAGGACGTATTCGATTATCTGGGCAACTTCACGGAATGGCGCCCCTACGAGCACCGCGTATTAGCTTCCGTAGACGGGCAGTTTGTACCGATGCCCATTAACTTGGATACCATCAATAAACTGTACGGTCTGAACCTGACTAGCTTTCAGGTAGAAGAATTTTTTGCTTCGGTGGCCGAGCCGGTAGCTACTATCAAAACCTCAGAGGATGTGGTAGTAAGCAAGGTAGGGCGCGAGCTGTACAATAAGTTTTTCAAGAACTACACCAACAAGCAGTGGGGCCTCGACCCCTCGCAACTGGATAAGTCGGTGACGAGCCGCGTGCCTACCCGCAC from Hymenobacter aerilatus harbors:
- a CDS encoding glycosyltransferase family 1 protein yields the protein MPSPPSAKESARATEAASAPVLHPLPAISDTTVPDLVCFAHLHWDFVWQRPQHLLSRFAQQGRVFYVEDAFVHPDQVEPHLEIKERQNGLKVVVAHLPHGLDEAHSNQIQYELLARYFAENSIESYIFWYYTPMALDKSRQFKPVLTVYDCMDELAAFKFAPPALREREQELFEKADLVFTGGHTLYEAKSQQHRDAHAFPSSIDKDHFGQARQELPEPADQAGIAHPRIGFFGVVDERLDIELLGQLAEAHPEWQFVIIGPVVKIDPATLPHFANIHYLGGKNYQELPAYLRGWDVATLLFADNESTKFISPTKTPEYLAAGRPVVSTPIRDVVRPYGDLNLVHIAATANEFAQGIEKALQQHQDADWRQRTDDYLSTISWDLTWEQMVKLMQDRMERKTNPASEDSASSPTPDERK
- a CDS encoding class I SAM-dependent methyltransferase; the encoded protein is MYSFLTTGTWPDYELLDAGNFEKLERFGNYILARPEPQAIWDPHLPASEWQRAHATFTREKGSQERGQWKLKPSMPEQWVINYDQGDLRLRFRLGLSSFKHVGLFPEQDPNWRFIFEQTRKRRTPTPRVLNLFAYTGAATLAARAAGADVTHLDSVKQVNFWARDNMEASGIDGVRWLVEDAMKYVRREVKRGNKYQGLILDPPAYGRGPNGEKWQLEDELNEMLKLCRELLDPQDHFFLINLYSLGFSALILDNLTTAIFGVPAGQREIGEIYLHDQGQRKLPLGTFCRFAN
- a CDS encoding GNAT family N-acetyltransferase yields the protein MLRCPLVSLRALEKSDLDFLYQLENDPVIWGVSDTLAPVSRYMLRRYLDHAAADWHEVRQLRLVICATADERPIGTLDFFNYDPLHQRAGVGITILAAERRRGFALATLELVLDYAYHTLRLHQLYCTVSARNTASLRLFRAAGFRRVGVRHDWLRTAAGWEDAVEFQRLLIAPVTLAAVVAEEGKQ
- the dapF gene encoding diaminopimelate epimerase — its product is MTQLSFFKYQGTGNDFVMVDDRANQFDATNHQLVHHLCDRRRGIGADGLILLRLHPEYDFEMVYFNADGHLGSMCGNGGRCTVAFARQVGVIDTMARFLAADGPHEATIDADGTVHLRMQDVAGQEEVAAHNGVFLNTGSPHLVRFLPADSLGAFNVFAEGRAVRYGALYAEKGTNVNFVEEPSAPDAPWQVRTYERGVEDETQSCGTGVTAVALAASRRGASSPVHLRTPGGDLRVAFQAHPDGSFTAIYLSGPATRVFDGTIEIV